The following are encoded together in the Leisingera caerulea DSM 24564 genome:
- a CDS encoding siderophore-interacting protein codes for MNEAAMTIRPAFPLQANAGLPELPFAAVRQAIIAMAQEHELPVIENSAVAVTVEITGFGHYSFAARDGGTAIRVSAAMPDRLHMLKDGIASHLDEIRPGASKALRWPDAAAGALPPNVHFTTVQSVTPIGNAFLRVQVKSPDLASFQDDAIHFRLLLPPPDCAAPEWPRLSETGATVWPGGEAALHRPVYTTRRISHEAGLMEFDIFLHDGGRATEWARRARPGDRLAIAGPGGGGIPAASNILLYADETALPAAARILESLPQNSAGEAVLLSNEGEGCGYPVTAPEGVTLTWLRREDKHSLADRALAARKHAPGHYLWFACEKAEVQRLRAALRQDKPAPGTSYIAAYWSQS; via the coding sequence ATGAACGAGGCCGCCATGACCATCCGCCCCGCTTTCCCGCTGCAGGCAAACGCCGGACTGCCTGAGCTGCCCTTTGCCGCCGTCCGCCAGGCCATCATTGCCATGGCGCAGGAGCATGAGCTGCCGGTGATTGAAAACAGCGCCGTTGCAGTGACGGTGGAAATCACAGGCTTCGGTCACTACAGCTTTGCCGCCCGGGACGGCGGCACAGCGATCCGCGTTTCGGCAGCCATGCCGGACCGGCTGCACATGCTGAAGGACGGCATCGCCAGCCACCTGGACGAGATCCGGCCCGGTGCCTCCAAGGCCCTGCGCTGGCCGGACGCCGCCGCTGGCGCGCTGCCGCCCAACGTCCATTTCACCACGGTCCAGTCGGTTACGCCAATCGGAAACGCCTTTCTGCGTGTTCAGGTCAAATCCCCGGATCTCGCCAGCTTTCAGGACGATGCCATCCACTTCCGCCTGCTGCTGCCGCCCCCGGACTGTGCCGCGCCGGAATGGCCCCGGCTGTCGGAAACCGGCGCCACTGTCTGGCCCGGGGGAGAGGCCGCGCTGCACCGTCCGGTCTACACCACCCGCCGGATCAGCCATGAGGCCGGGCTGATGGAGTTCGATATCTTCCTGCACGACGGGGGCCGCGCCACCGAATGGGCGCGCCGGGCCCGCCCCGGGGACCGGCTCGCCATTGCAGGTCCCGGCGGCGGCGGCATTCCCGCGGCCTCGAACATCCTGCTCTACGCCGACGAAACCGCCCTGCCCGCCGCGGCCCGCATCCTGGAAAGCCTGCCGCAGAACAGCGCGGGCGAGGCCGTTCTGCTGAGCAACGAAGGAGAAGGCTGCGGCTACCCAGTGACCGCGCCAGAGGGCGTCACGCTGACCTGGCTGCGCCGCGAGGACAAACACAGCCTGGCAGACCGGGCGCTGGCGGCGCGCAAGCACGCGCCCGGCCATTACCTGTGGTTCGCCTGCGAGAAGGCCGAAGTTCAGCGCCTGCGCGCAGCGCTTCGGCAGGACAAACCCGCCCCCGGAACCAGCTATATCGCCGCATATTGGAGCCAATCATGA
- a CDS encoding FecCD family ABC transporter permease, whose translation MSISAVAISPARPAASLRGLRLAGALLGLVLLSAAALRFGFRPAGWETVWTALTAYDPNDAAHIVIREMRLPRLAGAVLAGAALGISGALIQGMTRNPLADPGLLGINGGAALGVVICILGFGITDPAAFVWVALGGALAASVLVFLLGGGSRANPLRLVLAGAALSALILALTRALLLVSSQTLDVFRFWVLGGFDGIQTATLYALLPFLSLGAGLAAVAASGLNALQLGEDTARGLGVRTGLARTTAGIAIVLLCGATVAMAGPIAFAGLIVPHLARWAAGPDMGWTLAFSAVFGPLLLIAADLAGRLPLFGGNMQAGVMTALIGGPVLIWMVRRNGVRSL comes from the coding sequence ATGAGCATCTCTGCCGTTGCCATCTCCCCGGCCCGGCCTGCCGCCAGCCTGCGCGGCCTCAGACTCGCCGGAGCCCTGCTGGGGCTGGTGCTGCTGTCAGCCGCCGCGCTGCGCTTTGGCTTCCGGCCCGCCGGCTGGGAGACTGTCTGGACCGCGCTGACAGCCTATGACCCCAATGATGCCGCCCATATCGTGATCCGCGAGATGCGCCTGCCGCGGCTGGCCGGTGCCGTGCTTGCAGGCGCGGCGCTTGGCATCTCCGGCGCGCTGATCCAGGGCATGACCCGCAACCCGCTGGCCGATCCGGGCCTGCTGGGCATCAACGGCGGAGCCGCGCTCGGGGTGGTCATCTGCATCCTGGGCTTCGGCATCACAGATCCGGCAGCCTTTGTCTGGGTGGCGCTTGGCGGCGCGCTGGCGGCCTCGGTGCTGGTGTTCCTGCTGGGCGGCGGCAGCCGCGCCAACCCGCTGCGGCTGGTGCTGGCGGGCGCGGCGCTCAGCGCGCTGATCCTCGCCCTCACCCGGGCGCTGCTGCTGGTCAGCTCGCAAACCTTGGATGTCTTCCGCTTCTGGGTGCTGGGCGGGTTTGACGGTATTCAGACGGCGACCCTTTATGCGCTGCTGCCCTTTCTAAGCTTGGGCGCAGGGCTTGCCGCCGTGGCGGCCAGCGGGCTGAACGCCTTGCAGCTGGGCGAGGACACCGCCAGGGGGCTGGGCGTGCGCACCGGGCTGGCGCGGACCACCGCCGGGATTGCCATCGTGCTCCTGTGCGGCGCCACCGTGGCGATGGCCGGGCCGATCGCCTTTGCCGGGCTGATCGTGCCGCATCTGGCCCGCTGGGCCGCCGGGCCGGACATGGGCTGGACGCTGGCCTTTTCTGCGGTGTTCGGACCGCTGCTGCTGATCGCCGCCGATCTGGCCGGGCGCCTGCCGCTGTTCGGCGGCAATATGCAGGCGGGCGTGATGACCGCGCTGATCGGCGGACCGGTGCTGATCTGGATGGTGCGCCGGAACGGAGTGCGCAGCCTATGA
- a CDS encoding dihydrolipoamide acetyltransferase family protein, translating into MGVFAMRLPDVGEGIAEAELTEWHVKPGDIVREDDILAAVMTDKAAVEVPSAVSGKVLELGGEIGQMMAIGSVLIRIEVEGEGNESADAAAQAEPAPQPKAETRPEAGAAAAEQPAPAPEPAAPVPPAAPAAPVPRANGTKPLASPSVRARAREEGVDLRQVPGSGPAGRISHEDLDSWIASGGIQQGSVTRGRNTGVEEVRVVGMRRKIAEKMALSKRQIPHITIVEEVEMGALEDLRAALNKKHEGERPKLTLLPFLMRAIVEAVREQPALNARFDDEAGVIHRHGGVHIGVATQTPQGLNVPVLHHAEANSLWDNAGELARLAEAARDGSIQRAELTGGTITITSLGPLGAIATTPIINHPEVAIVGVNKMQIRPVWDGQQFRPRKMMNISCSFDHRVIDGWDAAVFVQKLKSLLENPAMLFVEG; encoded by the coding sequence ATGGGTGTGTTTGCCATGCGTCTTCCCGATGTAGGGGAAGGCATTGCCGAGGCGGAGCTGACCGAGTGGCACGTCAAGCCCGGCGACATCGTGCGCGAGGACGATATCCTGGCGGCCGTGATGACCGACAAGGCCGCGGTCGAGGTGCCCTCGGCGGTGTCCGGCAAGGTGCTGGAGCTGGGCGGCGAGATCGGCCAAATGATGGCGATCGGCTCGGTGCTGATCCGCATCGAGGTGGAGGGAGAGGGCAACGAATCCGCCGATGCCGCCGCACAGGCGGAACCGGCCCCGCAGCCCAAGGCTGAGACACGCCCCGAAGCGGGCGCTGCCGCGGCGGAACAGCCTGCGCCGGCCCCGGAACCGGCAGCGCCCGTTCCCCCTGCCGCGCCCGCCGCTCCGGTGCCGCGCGCAAATGGCACCAAACCGCTGGCCTCGCCGTCGGTGCGGGCCCGCGCCCGGGAGGAAGGCGTCGATTTGCGCCAGGTCCCCGGCAGCGGCCCGGCCGGGCGCATCAGCCATGAAGATCTGGACAGCTGGATCGCCTCCGGCGGCATCCAGCAGGGCAGCGTGACCCGCGGCCGCAACACCGGCGTCGAGGAAGTCCGCGTTGTCGGCATGCGCCGCAAGATCGCGGAGAAGATGGCGCTGTCGAAACGGCAGATCCCGCATATCACCATCGTCGAAGAGGTGGAGATGGGCGCACTGGAGGACCTGCGCGCGGCGCTGAACAAGAAGCACGAGGGCGAGCGGCCCAAGCTGACCCTGCTGCCGTTCCTGATGCGCGCGATCGTCGAGGCGGTGCGGGAGCAGCCTGCGCTGAATGCGCGGTTCGACGATGAGGCAGGTGTGATCCACCGCCACGGCGGTGTGCATATCGGCGTCGCGACCCAGACCCCTCAGGGGCTCAACGTGCCGGTGCTGCACCATGCGGAGGCAAACAGCCTGTGGGACAACGCAGGCGAGCTTGCCCGCCTGGCCGAGGCCGCCCGCGACGGCTCGATCCAGCGCGCAGAGCTGACCGGCGGCACCATCACCATCACTTCGCTGGGGCCGCTTGGCGCGATTGCCACCACGCCGATCATCAACCACCCCGAAGTGGCCATCGTCGGGGTGAACAAGATGCAGATCCGCCCGGTCTGGGACGGCCAGCAGTTCCGGCCGCGCAAGATGATGAACATCTCCTGCTCCTTCGATCACCGGGTGATCGACGGCTGGGACGCGGCGGTCTTTGTGCAGAAACTGAAATCCCTGCTGGAAAATCCGGCCATGCTGTTTGTCGAGGGCTGA
- a CDS encoding FecCD family ABC transporter permease has translation MTWTLRFAALSVQVSRRALLAGLCLMAMLLAAALLAGLTGSYPLSGSQMAAVVRGQGTGIEQMILLDHRLPRIAAALGAGAAFGLAGAMFQTMLRNPLASPDVIGFNAGASCGALAAVTLTGGMMLAGALAGATLAAALVILLSWKDGLAPGRLILTGIGASLALTAAADLLISRIDPQTASDMIGWLTGSLHSRRWTDAARVWAGLALLAPVLWQLHFPLARLAMEDGIATGLGLPVSRLRLAVTGAGILLTALAVTAAGPLPFVAFAAGPIARRLIPGGRPALLAAAAAGALMTLLADTAARMVPGVQLPAGVFTALIGAPVLLWLLLAHSRKGTL, from the coding sequence ATGACCTGGACCCTCCGCTTCGCTGCCCTGTCGGTGCAGGTATCACGCCGGGCGCTGCTGGCCGGTCTCTGCCTGATGGCCATGCTGCTGGCCGCCGCCCTGCTGGCGGGTCTGACCGGCAGCTACCCCCTCAGCGGCAGCCAGATGGCCGCTGTGGTGCGCGGCCAGGGCACCGGCATCGAGCAGATGATCCTGCTGGACCACCGGCTGCCGCGGATTGCCGCCGCGCTTGGCGCCGGCGCTGCCTTTGGCCTGGCAGGCGCGATGTTCCAGACGATGCTGCGCAACCCGCTCGCCTCGCCGGATGTGATCGGCTTCAACGCCGGCGCCAGCTGCGGCGCCCTGGCCGCGGTGACCCTGACCGGCGGCATGATGCTGGCCGGCGCCCTTGCCGGCGCCACGCTGGCCGCAGCGCTGGTCATCCTGCTGAGCTGGAAGGACGGCCTGGCCCCGGGCCGCCTCATCCTGACCGGTATCGGCGCCAGCCTGGCGCTGACTGCCGCTGCGGATCTGCTGATCAGCCGCATCGACCCGCAGACCGCCTCCGACATGATCGGCTGGCTCACCGGCTCGCTGCACAGCCGCAGATGGACGGACGCGGCGCGGGTCTGGGCCGGACTGGCGCTGCTGGCGCCGGTGCTGTGGCAGCTGCATTTCCCGCTGGCGCGGCTGGCGATGGAGGACGGCATCGCAACCGGCCTGGGGCTGCCCGTCTCCCGCCTGCGGCTGGCGGTGACCGGGGCTGGCATTCTCCTGACCGCGCTGGCGGTGACCGCCGCCGGGCCGCTGCCCTTTGTCGCTTTTGCCGCAGGGCCGATCGCCCGCCGCCTGATCCCCGGCGGCAGGCCTGCGCTGCTGGCCGCCGCCGCAGCCGGGGCGCTGATGACCCTGCTGGCCGACACCGCCGCCCGCATGGTGCCGGGGGTGCAGCTGCCCGCCGGCGTCTTTACCGCGCTCATCGGCGCCCCGGTGCTGCTGTGGCTGCTGCTGGCGCATTCTCGCAAAGGAACGCTCTGA
- a CDS encoding ABC transporter ATP-binding protein, whose product MPDTARLRAEDLSAGYAGMPVLDSLTAAIPDGGLTAIVGPNACGKSTLLRTLARLQPAGRGQAVLDGKAIHRQSSRSVAQRLAILPQTPSAPDGLTVRDLVARGRTPYQSALRQWSRQDAEAVARALDLTNMAGHGARPLEALSGGQRQRAWIAMALAQETGILLLDEPTTYLDLPHQIELLKLVQRLNRETGRTVAMVLHDINLAARFASHMIALKDGRVFCQGSPSEVVTEAVMKSVFALPCRIIADPVHGTPHVIPE is encoded by the coding sequence ATGCCTGACACCGCCCGCCTGCGGGCCGAGGATCTCTCGGCCGGCTATGCCGGAATGCCCGTGCTGGACAGCCTGACCGCTGCCATTCCCGATGGCGGGCTGACCGCCATTGTCGGCCCCAACGCCTGCGGCAAATCCACCCTGCTCAGGACCCTGGCCCGGCTGCAGCCCGCCGGCCGCGGCCAGGCGGTGCTGGACGGCAAGGCGATCCACCGGCAAAGCAGCCGCTCAGTCGCGCAGCGCCTGGCGATCCTGCCGCAAACCCCGTCCGCGCCCGATGGGCTGACGGTGCGCGACCTGGTGGCACGCGGCCGCACCCCTTATCAGTCGGCGCTGCGGCAATGGTCGCGGCAGGACGCGGAGGCGGTCGCCCGGGCGCTGGACCTCACCAACATGGCCGGGCACGGGGCCAGACCGCTGGAGGCACTGTCGGGCGGGCAGCGCCAGCGGGCCTGGATCGCCATGGCGCTGGCGCAGGAAACCGGCATCCTGCTGCTGGACGAGCCCACGACCTACCTGGACCTGCCGCACCAGATTGAGCTGCTGAAGCTGGTGCAGAGGCTCAACCGCGAAACCGGCCGCACCGTGGCAATGGTGCTGCACGACATCAACCTGGCCGCCCGCTTTGCCAGCCACATGATCGCGCTCAAGGACGGGCGGGTGTTCTGCCAGGGCTCGCCATCCGAGGTGGTGACGGAAGCGGTCATGAAGTCCGTCTTTGCGCTGCCCTGCCGGATCATCGCCGATCCGGTGCATGGCACCCCGCATGTCATCCCCGAATGA
- a CDS encoding TonB family protein, translating into MKRAAELTVFAGIAALIHAALFAAAPRSGTQSSGAGGDALVSVQAADATMAEMVEAWQRPPQAVPQLQPDLTRPPTVSAAPAVPQFELAQAPRAAAQIALARPAPAETLEIDTTPPPPPPEQKPEPEAKPEPQPRPKPKRTREPQQARKAEQTSASRAGQRAAGSGGGAQAGQAGGSAAATAEAGQRARLQAVWGAKIRARIERRKRYPSGASGSGVAVVRITVSRSGQLLGYRIAKSSGSAVFDQAALQAVTRAGKFPSPPRNSASASSPSICR; encoded by the coding sequence ATGAAACGCGCCGCCGAACTCACCGTCTTTGCCGGGATCGCCGCGCTGATCCACGCCGCGCTGTTCGCCGCCGCGCCCCGCTCCGGCACACAGTCGAGCGGCGCGGGCGGCGATGCGCTGGTCTCTGTCCAGGCCGCGGATGCCACCATGGCCGAAATGGTCGAAGCCTGGCAGCGCCCGCCGCAGGCCGTGCCGCAACTGCAGCCAGACCTGACCCGGCCGCCTACTGTCTCCGCGGCGCCCGCGGTACCGCAGTTCGAGCTGGCCCAGGCGCCGCGCGCGGCCGCGCAGATTGCACTGGCCCGGCCCGCGCCTGCCGAAACGCTGGAGATAGACACCACGCCGCCCCCGCCGCCGCCTGAGCAAAAGCCTGAGCCGGAGGCAAAACCTGAGCCGCAGCCGCGCCCGAAGCCCAAGCGCACGCGCGAACCGCAGCAGGCGCGTAAGGCGGAGCAGACTTCAGCCAGCCGGGCCGGGCAGCGCGCCGCCGGGTCTGGCGGCGGCGCACAGGCCGGGCAGGCGGGCGGCTCTGCTGCTGCCACTGCCGAGGCCGGGCAGCGGGCCAGGCTGCAAGCGGTCTGGGGCGCAAAAATCCGCGCCCGCATCGAACGCCGCAAGCGTTACCCCTCTGGCGCCAGCGGCAGCGGCGTAGCGGTGGTGCGGATCACCGTGTCCCGCTCCGGTCAGCTTCTCGGGTACCGGATTGCCAAATCCTCCGGCAGCGCCGTGTTTGACCAGGCGGCGCTGCAGGCGGTAACGCGGGCCGGAAAATTCCCCTCCCCCCCAAGAAACTCAGCCTCAGCCAGCTCACCTTCAATCTGCCGATGA
- a CDS encoding ExbD/TolR family protein, whose amino-acid sequence MDLTDPPRRPRAESIVPMINVVFLLLIFFLMTSRLAQPEPFDVTPPEAALDTEAKADAVLYIDADGQMHFDGAGGEAAIARLAAASTDSAAVQLRADAGLEAAVLARILRQLAAAGLSRAELAVRPQ is encoded by the coding sequence ATGGACCTGACCGATCCCCCCCGCCGCCCGCGGGCTGAATCCATCGTGCCGATGATCAACGTGGTGTTTCTGCTGTTGATCTTCTTCCTGATGACCTCCCGCCTGGCCCAGCCCGAGCCCTTCGACGTCACCCCGCCCGAGGCCGCGCTGGACACCGAGGCCAAGGCAGACGCTGTGCTGTATATTGATGCGGATGGCCAAATGCACTTTGACGGAGCCGGGGGCGAGGCGGCGATTGCCCGGCTGGCCGCCGCCAGCACCGACAGCGCCGCGGTGCAGCTGCGGGCCGATGCCGGGCTGGAGGCCGCGGTGCTGGCGCGGATCCTGCGGCAGCTGGCAGCCGCCGGGCTCAGCCGGGCCGAACTGGCGGTGCGCCCGCAATGA
- a CDS encoding MotA/TolQ/ExbB proton channel family protein has translation MTNRAHAAVAAVFLTAPLFAGPVAAQESPAAPVPQIAAEAPAVSSPVTPAAHAVDVPAAAAPAAPSGTDAALTEPADDVPAAQALPPAEPLTRQEELAQTARDAAAKAVKFLRDGGPSIWAIAALSVITLALILWKIWRLALIGAWSRGKAGRAVEAYERGETSAALAIVKGRIGIRSRVVATALTALATLPENRAREETARVAKLHLGSAATGLGALELIATIAPLLGLLGTVLGMIAAFQALQAAGSRADPALLAGGIWEALLTTAAGMAVAIPASAALTWFEAVISRIRRDIEDSATRLFVAAAPADLKLAAE, from the coding sequence ATGACCAACCGCGCCCATGCGGCCGTTGCCGCAGTGTTTCTGACCGCCCCGCTGTTTGCAGGTCCGGTTGCCGCGCAGGAATCGCCCGCGGCACCGGTGCCGCAAATCGCCGCCGAGGCCCCGGCGGTATCCTCGCCTGTCACCCCAGCGGCACACGCAGTGGACGTCCCGGCAGCCGCCGCGCCTGCGGCCCCGTCCGGCACTGACGCTGCTTTGACTGAACCCGCCGATGATGTGCCGGCGGCACAGGCGCTGCCGCCCGCCGAACCGCTGACCCGGCAGGAGGAACTGGCGCAGACCGCCCGCGATGCCGCTGCCAAGGCGGTGAAATTCCTGCGCGACGGCGGCCCGTCGATCTGGGCGATTGCGGCGCTGTCTGTAATCACCCTGGCGCTGATCCTGTGGAAAATCTGGCGCCTGGCGCTGATCGGCGCCTGGTCGCGCGGCAAGGCAGGCCGCGCGGTGGAGGCCTATGAACGCGGCGAAACCAGCGCCGCGCTGGCCATCGTCAAGGGGCGCATCGGCATCCGCTCCAGGGTGGTGGCCACGGCCCTGACCGCCCTCGCCACCCTGCCCGAGAACCGCGCCCGCGAGGAAACCGCCCGGGTGGCCAAGCTGCATCTGGGCAGTGCCGCCACCGGGCTGGGCGCGCTGGAGCTGATTGCCACCATCGCGCCGCTCCTGGGCCTGCTCGGCACCGTTCTGGGCATGATCGCCGCCTTCCAGGCGCTGCAGGCGGCAGGCTCTCGCGCCGATCCGGCGCTGCTGGCGGGCGGCATCTGGGAGGCGCTGCTGACCACCGCCGCGGGCATGGCGGTGGCAATCCCGGCCTCCGCCGCGCTCACCTGGTTCGAGGCGGTGATCAGCCGCATCCGCCGCGATATCGAAGACAGCGCCACCCGGCTGTTCGTGGCCGCCGCGCCTGCGGACCTGAAACTGGCGGCCGAGTGA
- a CDS encoding ABC transporter substrate-binding protein, whose translation MKLALIFPDTRARLGAYLLLAAAVLAPAASAAEPFPAVIEHRYGATTVPAKPQRIVSLSYIGHDFLLALGETPYALRKWFGNHPHGVWPWAQAALGDATPIVLQGQIDIERIAALEPDLITGQWSGMSEREYALLSQIAPTIPPKAAHGSYGSPWQAMLRTLGTATGNAAKADRIITRIEGRFAAIRAAHPEWQGASAVMVSATRTGAYSATDIRGQFLAALGFKVPEVSDPFTPANSYYALVPEEDLSPIDTDVLIWIDAGGSVQRLKRLPLRHTLRASREGREIYAGRLLSSALSHSSPLSLDAALDQLVPLLEAALDGDPATPVSSMAKAGLLPEGK comes from the coding sequence GTGAAGCTGGCTCTGATATTTCCAGATACGCGTGCCCGGCTCGGCGCATACCTGCTGCTGGCCGCAGCGGTGCTTGCCCCCGCGGCCAGCGCGGCGGAACCTTTCCCGGCGGTGATCGAACACCGCTACGGCGCCACAACTGTGCCCGCCAAACCGCAGCGCATCGTCTCGCTCAGCTACATCGGCCATGATTTCCTGCTGGCGCTGGGGGAAACGCCCTATGCTCTGCGCAAGTGGTTCGGCAACCATCCGCATGGTGTCTGGCCCTGGGCGCAGGCGGCCCTGGGCGATGCCACGCCCATCGTCCTGCAGGGCCAGATCGACATCGAGCGGATCGCCGCCCTGGAACCGGACCTGATCACCGGCCAATGGTCCGGCATGAGCGAACGCGAGTATGCGCTGCTGTCGCAAATCGCACCCACCATCCCGCCCAAGGCCGCCCACGGCAGCTACGGCTCCCCCTGGCAGGCCATGCTGCGCACCCTGGGCACGGCAACCGGAAACGCTGCCAAGGCCGACCGGATCATCACCCGGATCGAGGGCCGCTTCGCCGCCATCCGCGCCGCCCACCCCGAGTGGCAGGGCGCAAGCGCCGTCATGGTCTCGGCCACCCGGACCGGCGCCTATTCCGCAACCGACATCCGCGGACAGTTCCTGGCCGCCCTGGGCTTCAAAGTCCCTGAGGTATCCGACCCGTTCACCCCCGCGAACAGCTACTATGCCCTGGTTCCTGAGGAGGATCTCTCTCCCATCGACACCGATGTGCTGATCTGGATCGACGCCGGCGGGTCTGTTCAGCGGCTCAAGCGCCTGCCCCTGCGCCATACCCTGCGCGCCTCCCGGGAGGGGCGGGAGATCTATGCCGGGCGCCTGCTGTCCTCGGCGCTGTCTCATTCCAGCCCCTTGAGCCTGGACGCCGCGCTGGATCAGCTGGTGCCGCTGCTGGAGGCCGCCCTGGATGGCGACCCGGCCACGCCCGTGTCCAGCATGGCCAAGGCCGGTCTGCTGCCGGAGGGAAAATGA
- a CDS encoding ExbD/TolR family protein: protein MLLDPPAKPRRKPSLTPMIDVVFLLLVFFMLASRFGMEAVLDLPLAGQGGTYTGPPRLIGIGPNNLDINGVPVAGSNLTQALAPLMETPADLLVLRGREKASLQRITDVTALLRQAGFTNFVLVE, encoded by the coding sequence ATGCTGCTGGACCCGCCCGCCAAACCCCGGCGCAAGCCGAGCCTGACGCCGATGATCGACGTGGTGTTCCTGCTCTTGGTGTTCTTCATGCTGGCCTCGCGCTTTGGCATGGAGGCCGTGCTGGACCTGCCGCTGGCCGGTCAGGGCGGCACTTACACCGGCCCGCCGCGGCTGATCGGGATCGGGCCGAACAATCTGGACATCAACGGCGTTCCGGTGGCCGGCAGCAACCTGACGCAGGCGCTGGCGCCGCTGATGGAAACCCCGGCTGACCTGCTGGTGCTGCGCGGCCGCGAAAAGGCCAGCCTGCAGCGCATCACCGACGTGACCGCGCTGCTGCGGCAGGCGGGCTTCACCAATTTCGTGCTGGTGGAATGA
- the lpdA gene encoding dihydrolipoyl dehydrogenase, translating to MTDLKCKLLIIGAGPGGYVCAIRAGQLGIDTIVVDEAQPGGTCLNVGCIPSKALIHAADEFHKIAHASDGPLGISAGSPQIDLARTVAWKDGIVSRLTTGVSGLMRKAGVRLVQGRARFLDGKTVSVKRGDEEDQIRAEFVVIASGSAPVELPSLPFGGDILSSTEALALDAVPGSLAVVGAGYIGLELGTAFAKLGTKVTVVEAEDRILPLYDQALTRPVAKRLDTLGVKVMTGARAEGFADGVLTTSQGGVQAEKVLVTVGRRPRTEGIGVDELALTLNGPYIRIDKTCQTSMRGIYAIGDVTGEPMLAHRAMAQGEMVAEHIAGHAVEWDKRAIPAVCFTDPEIVTCGALPGEVEGSSSAEFPFAANGRAMTTEREDGFIRVVWRDADQAVLGLQAVGAGVSELSAAFSLAIEMGACLEDIAATIHAHPTQSEGLQEACLRALGHALHI from the coding sequence ATGACTGATCTGAAGTGTAAATTGCTGATCATCGGCGCAGGCCCCGGCGGCTATGTCTGCGCCATCCGGGCCGGGCAGCTGGGGATCGACACCATCGTGGTGGACGAGGCCCAGCCCGGCGGCACCTGCCTGAACGTCGGCTGCATCCCCTCCAAGGCGCTGATCCATGCCGCCGACGAATTTCACAAGATCGCCCATGCCTCCGACGGGCCGCTTGGCATCTCTGCAGGCAGCCCGCAGATCGACCTCGCCCGGACTGTCGCGTGGAAGGACGGCATCGTCTCGCGCCTGACCACCGGTGTAAGCGGGCTGATGCGCAAAGCCGGCGTGCGTCTGGTACAGGGCCGCGCCCGGTTCCTGGATGGCAAGACCGTCTCTGTCAAACGCGGTGACGAAGAGGACCAGATCCGGGCCGAGTTCGTGGTGATCGCCTCCGGCTCCGCCCCGGTCGAGCTGCCCTCGCTGCCGTTCGGCGGTGATATCCTGTCCTCGACAGAGGCGCTGGCACTGGACGCCGTGCCCGGCAGCCTCGCCGTGGTCGGCGCAGGCTATATCGGGCTTGAGCTGGGCACCGCCTTTGCCAAGCTCGGCACCAAGGTCACCGTGGTCGAGGCCGAAGACCGCATCCTGCCGCTCTACGATCAGGCCCTGACCCGGCCGGTTGCCAAGCGGCTGGACACCCTGGGCGTCAAGGTGATGACCGGCGCCAGGGCCGAAGGTTTCGCCGATGGCGTTCTGACCACCAGCCAGGGCGGGGTTCAGGCAGAGAAAGTCCTGGTCACCGTCGGTCGCCGCCCGCGCACCGAAGGCATCGGCGTTGATGAGCTGGCGCTGACCCTGAACGGCCCCTACATCCGGATCGACAAGACCTGCCAGACCTCGATGCGGGGCATTTACGCCATCGGCGACGTCACCGGCGAGCCGATGCTGGCGCACCGCGCCATGGCCCAGGGTGAGATGGTGGCCGAGCATATCGCAGGCCACGCAGTCGAATGGGACAAGCGCGCGATCCCAGCCGTCTGTTTCACCGACCCCGAGATTGTCACTTGCGGCGCCCTGCCGGGCGAAGTGGAGGGCAGCAGCAGCGCCGAATTCCCCTTTGCCGCCAATGGCCGCGCCATGACGACAGAGCGCGAGGACGGCTTCATCCGCGTTGTCTGGCGCGATGCCGACCAGGCGGTGCTGGGGCTGCAGGCGGTCGGGGCCGGTGTCTCCGAACTGTCGGCGGCGTTTTCGCTCGCCATCGAAATGGGCGCCTGCCTGGAGGACATCGCCGCAACCATCCACGCGCACCCGACCCAGTCGGAAGGCCTCCAGGAAGCGTGCCTGCGCGCGCTGGGTCACGCGCTGCACATCTGA